One window of the uncultured Paludibaculum sp. genome contains the following:
- a CDS encoding RluA family pseudouridine synthase, with product MLNRGYAYTTIIGSKYPGQTLLSHLASLYPHSTPQAWQQKLNNGEVTLNGVTATGSESVTSGQTLVWNRPPWIEPDAPQHFEILFEDTHLLAVNKPSGLPTLPGGGFLENTLLRLVQKQTPNASPVHRLGRATTGIVLFAKTPRAASNLFANWNTPKVQKVYRALAQNIAQRDAYEILTPIGLVPHPRLGSVWAANPSGKPSKSLAKVIARTTSTTTFEVCLHSGRPHQIRIHLASIGHPLVGDPLYGVTGQPLEDLPGLPGDGGYFLHAQFLKFHHPITGEPIHLEAALPSGFSSHQ from the coding sequence ATGCTCAACCGGGGCTATGCCTACACCACAATCATCGGCAGCAAATACCCTGGACAAACCCTGCTCTCCCACTTGGCAAGCCTTTACCCCCACTCAACCCCACAAGCCTGGCAACAAAAACTGAACAACGGCGAAGTCACGCTCAACGGCGTCACCGCCACCGGAAGCGAATCGGTTACTTCAGGCCAAACCCTTGTCTGGAACCGCCCACCCTGGATCGAACCAGACGCCCCTCAGCACTTCGAAATCCTGTTTGAAGACACCCATCTGTTGGCCGTCAACAAACCCAGCGGGCTGCCCACCCTCCCCGGCGGCGGCTTCCTGGAAAACACCCTCCTGCGCTTGGTGCAGAAGCAGACCCCCAACGCAAGCCCTGTCCACCGGTTGGGCCGAGCCACCACCGGTATCGTCCTCTTCGCCAAAACACCACGGGCGGCCTCCAATCTATTCGCAAACTGGAACACACCCAAAGTTCAGAAAGTCTACCGGGCGCTGGCTCAAAACATTGCACAGCGCGACGCCTACGAAATTCTCACACCCATCGGCCTCGTACCGCACCCGCGCCTCGGTTCCGTGTGGGCCGCCAACCCAAGTGGCAAACCGTCAAAGTCATTGGCTAAGGTGATCGCACGCACCACCAGCACCACAACATTTGAGGTATGCCTACATTCGGGCCGCCCGCATCAGATCAGAATCCATCTGGCCTCCATCGGCCATCCCCTGGTAGGCGATCCTTTGTACGGCGTAACCGGCCAACCTCTTGAAGATCTCCCCGGGCTCCCCGGCGATGGAGGATATTTCCTGCACGCCCAGTTTCTGAAGTTCCACCACCCCATCACCGGAGAACCAATCCATCTTGAGGCTGCTTTGCCGTCCGGATTCTCATCGCATCAGTAG
- a CDS encoding DUF2200 domain-containing protein produces MDNTRVYRMPFASVYPHYVAKAERKGRTKQELHTVIHWLTGYDEKTLQQQIEKRVDYETFFAQAPQINPNISKITGVICGYRVEEIEDKLMQKVRYLDKLVDELAKGRAMDKILRK; encoded by the coding sequence ATGGACAACACCAGAGTCTACAGAATGCCGTTCGCGAGCGTATACCCGCACTACGTCGCCAAAGCCGAAAGGAAAGGGCGTACGAAGCAGGAACTCCATACCGTCATCCACTGGCTCACGGGCTACGACGAAAAGACGCTGCAGCAGCAGATCGAGAAGCGCGTCGACTACGAGACCTTCTTCGCCCAGGCGCCGCAAATCAACCCCAACATCTCCAAGATCACCGGTGTCATCTGCGGCTACCGCGTCGAGGAGATTGAGGACAAGCTCATGCAGAAGGTGCGTTACCTCGACAAGCTCGTGGATGAGTTGGCCAAAGGCAGGGCCATGGACAAAATCCTGAGGAAGTGA
- a CDS encoding DUF3626 domain-containing protein — MLSAAQSAALRHVESTAESGEARALESIAGIFERAGYGIETYREAIESIRQHARIALHFHPDRLGPKAVTVAESLLSEGVYRNQFETGLSSGSPTAYQGGERDLWERSLFGGAYHAEGVLPSERPKYGSLELVRYPDGPAPRFGSCYFVLRDVGARTSITFMGSEHPQAGDRVGTLARPHGALAALLSEIENGGMATPDWPPFRTPTLGMPGITVGRFCDLARSLRDPRPSPSQGQPGRLLDTGVEAQVHGPIVLNRDVELLVADPAFAASPTGQVLQALAQKYGFELMWHCGFRLPVVDVPDDFRGPAMPKFAQRVAGAADVLDAAVIGQAAASLYRDPAQWSEWGDYWEIVRLFRQIWHVLVHFGHRYEP; from the coding sequence ATGCTTTCAGCCGCACAATCCGCAGCGCTGCGCCACGTGGAGTCGACTGCGGAGTCAGGCGAGGCGAGGGCGCTGGAGTCCATAGCTGGCATCTTCGAGCGCGCCGGCTATGGAATAGAGACCTATCGCGAAGCAATTGAGTCGATCCGGCAACACGCTCGAATCGCGCTGCACTTCCACCCGGATCGCTTGGGTCCCAAGGCCGTCACTGTGGCGGAGAGCCTCCTGAGCGAGGGTGTGTACCGGAATCAGTTCGAAACCGGACTGTCCAGCGGCAGTCCGACAGCGTATCAGGGAGGCGAGAGGGATCTCTGGGAACGCTCGTTGTTCGGAGGCGCCTACCACGCCGAAGGCGTCTTGCCGTCAGAGCGCCCCAAATACGGATCACTCGAACTCGTGCGCTATCCTGACGGGCCGGCGCCCCGTTTCGGCTCGTGTTACTTCGTACTCCGCGATGTGGGCGCCCGCACCTCGATCACCTTCATGGGCAGCGAGCATCCGCAAGCCGGCGATCGCGTAGGTACCCTCGCAAGACCCCATGGCGCCCTCGCGGCACTGCTTTCCGAGATCGAGAACGGCGGCATGGCGACGCCGGATTGGCCCCCGTTTCGCACGCCCACTCTGGGCATGCCCGGAATCACAGTGGGCCGCTTCTGCGATCTCGCCCGGAGCCTGCGCGATCCCAGGCCGAGTCCCTCGCAGGGCCAACCTGGGCGTTTGCTGGACACAGGTGTGGAGGCCCAGGTCCACGGCCCCATCGTCTTGAACCGGGATGTCGAACTCCTGGTAGCCGACCCGGCTTTCGCGGCATCGCCCACCGGCCAAGTGTTGCAAGCCCTCGCGCAGAAGTATGGGTTCGAATTGATGTGGCACTGCGGCTTCCGGCTCCCAGTTGTCGATGTACCGGACGACTTCCGAGGACCCGCAATGCCGAAGTTTGCGCAGCGCGTCGCCGGCGCGGCGGATGTCCTGGACGCCGCGGTGATCGGGCAGGCCGCGGCTTCGCTATACCGCGACCCCGCGCAGTGGAGCGAGTGGGGTGACTACTGGGAGATCGTCCGGCTCTTCCGGCAGATCTGGCACGTGCTGGTGCACTTCGGGCACCGGTATGAACCGTGA
- a CDS encoding YdhR family protein, with translation MILQINFNLKAPVAEYRKMADSVAPAFLDVPGLRWKIWLLNPAAQEAGGIYLFDSQASLDAYLSGPLLAQIGGLTCIRNISMKQFEVMPEITALTRGLFEAACSSDA, from the coding sequence ATGATTCTGCAGATCAATTTCAATCTCAAGGCCCCTGTCGCGGAATATCGCAAGATGGCTGATTCTGTCGCGCCTGCCTTTCTCGACGTCCCTGGACTAAGGTGGAAGATCTGGCTTCTAAACCCCGCTGCTCAGGAGGCTGGCGGCATCTACCTATTCGACAGCCAGGCGTCCCTGGACGCATACCTGAGCGGTCCCTTGCTGGCACAGATAGGAGGGCTCACGTGCATACGAAATATTTCGATGAAGCAGTTCGAAGTCATGCCAGAGATTACGGCATTGACCCGCGGCCTCTTCGAAGCGGCATGCTCGTCCGACGCATAG
- a CDS encoding class I SAM-dependent methyltransferase, producing MNINEQKLHALLGKVVSDFGAVFQAPLILIGDSLGLYRAMRDGQPAKPAGLAGRTGTAERYVREWLNAHAAAGYVDYHAEDGTYSLSPEQSMLFAEEGGPAFIVGAFQAAAGAAAIRPALEQAFRTGEGLPWHQHDHQVFHGTERFYRSGYVANLVSNWIPSIAGAQESLTRGGSVADIGCGHGASTLLMAEAFPNSRFFGFDSHAASIAAARERAAAQGLSDRVQFAVAEAKDFPGTGYDLVTIFDALHDLGDPAGAAAHVRSTLRPDGAWMIVEPYAEDRLEANFNPIGRAYFSASTLLCTPCSLSQEGGLALGAQAGEARLRTVVTNSGFGLFRRAAQTPFNLIFEARI from the coding sequence ATGAATATCAACGAACAAAAACTGCACGCGCTACTGGGCAAGGTTGTGTCGGACTTCGGCGCCGTGTTTCAAGCCCCGCTGATCCTGATCGGGGACAGCCTCGGACTGTACCGCGCAATGCGGGATGGCCAACCGGCTAAGCCGGCCGGACTCGCAGGACGAACCGGCACAGCCGAACGATATGTCCGCGAGTGGCTCAACGCGCACGCGGCGGCGGGCTATGTCGACTATCACGCGGAAGATGGAACATACTCACTGTCGCCGGAGCAGTCGATGCTGTTCGCCGAGGAAGGCGGCCCCGCGTTCATTGTGGGCGCCTTTCAGGCAGCGGCGGGCGCGGCGGCCATCCGCCCGGCGCTGGAACAGGCGTTTCGAACCGGCGAGGGGCTGCCGTGGCACCAGCACGACCACCAGGTATTTCATGGTACTGAGCGCTTCTATCGGTCCGGCTATGTCGCCAATCTGGTCTCGAACTGGATACCGTCGATCGCCGGAGCACAGGAATCTCTGACGAGGGGCGGCTCGGTGGCAGATATTGGCTGTGGCCATGGGGCATCCACTCTCCTGATGGCGGAGGCATTCCCGAACTCGCGGTTTTTCGGCTTTGATTCCCACGCCGCTTCCATCGCAGCGGCACGGGAGCGGGCCGCCGCCCAGGGTCTGTCAGACAGGGTTCAGTTCGCCGTAGCCGAAGCCAAGGACTTTCCGGGGACGGGCTACGATCTGGTTACGATCTTCGACGCTCTCCACGACTTGGGAGACCCGGCAGGCGCCGCCGCGCATGTCCGCTCCACCCTAAGGCCAGACGGAGCCTGGATGATCGTTGAGCCCTATGCCGAGGATCGATTGGAGGCGAACTTCAATCCGATTGGCCGAGCGTACTTCTCGGCCTCGACGCTGCTTTGCACGCCTTGCTCACTGTCCCAGGAAGGCGGGCTTGCACTGGGAGCGCAGGCTGGCGAGGCGCGCCTCCGAACGGTCGTCACCAATTCAGGGTTCGGCCTATTCCGCCGAGCCGCGCAAACTCCATTCAATCTGATCTTCGAGGCCCGGATTTGA
- a CDS encoding vanadium-dependent haloperoxidase: MWKRLLFTLTVAVAYSHAAVDPVTVWNTVAGRAFAPTQGTNPVGQSRTYAILHASIHDTLNAIDSRYRSYTPGLPQDSGASAAAAIAAASRLVLTTLIPDQSDLISAAYTSELAAIPDGPAKARGIALGETVAQLTLRRREQDGADRSGDPVFLPRTGPGEYQFTEPFNFAAFPGWGRVTPFAIVLKEHELDGPLSVSSARYARDFQLVKEIGRLDSRTRTAEQSEIARFWYEDSPLGWNRITSVVVRCKGLDPWQAARAFALVNFAIADAYIAGFDAKYQFRFWRPITAIQNAGTDGNDRTEPDTGWQPFQVSPPVPDYPSTHSLVGAAAAEVLIDLFGDRIRFETTSSTLPGVSRSFRDFSEAAEENGESRVFSGIHFPHAVRDGLRQGRGIGRAVGKLLPPVCKSSFE; this comes from the coding sequence ATGTGGAAACGCTTATTGTTCACGCTCACCGTCGCAGTAGCCTACTCGCACGCCGCGGTCGACCCCGTCACCGTCTGGAACACAGTGGCAGGGCGGGCATTCGCCCCGACGCAGGGTACCAACCCTGTCGGCCAATCGAGGACCTACGCCATCCTGCACGCATCTATTCACGACACCTTGAACGCGATTGACAGCCGCTACCGCTCATATACTCCGGGACTGCCGCAGGATTCAGGAGCCTCTGCCGCCGCTGCCATCGCTGCGGCGTCCCGGTTGGTCCTGACGACTCTCATCCCGGATCAGTCCGACCTGATCAGCGCGGCCTATACGAGCGAGTTGGCCGCCATCCCGGACGGGCCGGCCAAAGCTCGGGGCATCGCCCTTGGGGAGACCGTCGCGCAATTGACCCTCCGGCGGCGGGAACAGGACGGCGCGGACCGCTCTGGCGATCCGGTGTTCCTCCCTCGCACCGGTCCCGGGGAGTATCAGTTCACTGAACCCTTCAACTTCGCGGCATTCCCTGGCTGGGGCCGGGTGACACCCTTCGCGATCGTTCTGAAGGAACACGAACTCGACGGCCCGCTGTCCGTCTCCAGCGCTCGCTACGCCCGGGATTTCCAACTCGTAAAGGAGATCGGACGTCTGGACAGCCGGACACGCACTGCGGAGCAGTCCGAGATCGCCCGCTTCTGGTATGAGGATTCGCCCCTCGGGTGGAACCGCATCACCAGTGTGGTCGTTCGTTGTAAGGGCCTGGATCCCTGGCAAGCGGCGAGAGCATTCGCTCTAGTCAACTTTGCCATCGCCGATGCCTACATCGCCGGATTCGACGCGAAGTACCAGTTCCGGTTTTGGCGCCCAATTACCGCGATCCAGAATGCCGGAACTGATGGTAACGATCGCACGGAACCGGATACCGGTTGGCAGCCGTTCCAGGTGAGTCCTCCGGTGCCCGACTATCCTTCCACGCACAGCTTGGTGGGCGCAGCCGCGGCCGAGGTCTTGATCGACCTCTTCGGCGACCGCATCCGCTTCGAGACAACCAGTTCCACGCTGCCGGGGGTATCGCGCAGCTTCCGCGACTTTTCGGAGGCAGCCGAAGAGAACGGCGAGTCGCGCGTCTTCTCCGGCATCCACTTTCCGCATGCCGTGCGAGACGGACTGCGTCAGGGGCGCGGCATCGGCAGAGCCGTGGGGAAGCTATTGCCCCCTGTTTGCAAGTCGTCATTTGAATAA
- a CDS encoding winged helix-turn-helix domain-containing protein produces MSTIKDSLERSHADRFSGRERELARLATLFDPTGPLIVLLHGVGGIGKTSLVRVFERESAARGRQVRVLDCRGVEPVPLGLLSAIGASLGVGLKSVSEAAAAVGALAEPVVFALDNYESLRLLDGWLRTEFLPALPVSARFIIMGRSLATAPWIASPGWADHVLSLRLGPLPEADVVAFLARRGFTEAVQDRIARFSRGNPLALQLCTASLADKPDALSGDLELNQVIEYLAFTCVNEIADPALRDAIEAASLVRRVTRPVLEAMLPEHSAEGILANLRQLSFVEPAADGLVFHEAFRLAIESRVAAVDPARTRKLKRAAWQSMRDQLSVAGGRDTWRHTADLLFLLERPVLREAFFPSGATLPVERANPADRDAILDIARIHDGDSGAALLAEWWKDVAQLFSVVRGRVGEVAGFYVLARPQDIPQSLAECDPLLAVWLSYAHAQGGDPRRPYLLIRCLLSRVLGERQSPEWAACVLDAKRAYLENPRAVGVLTAIREPASIPQAVMDLGFELEPSLTVPIGQSLIHTAVLPFGPQGPMHWMLEFVGSDLSREPVGSSKPQVELDVSRRQLATRDGGRFPLTKLEFELMSYLSQRPGTVVTRDELLREVWKQPFGGSNVVDVVVRSLRRKLGGHAWIIGTVKGHGYQYNEPES; encoded by the coding sequence ATGAGCACCATCAAGGACAGTCTTGAGCGCTCTCACGCTGACCGTTTCAGCGGGCGGGAGCGCGAGCTGGCGCGGCTTGCCACACTGTTTGATCCCACAGGACCGCTCATTGTGCTGCTGCATGGCGTTGGCGGCATCGGCAAGACCAGCCTGGTGCGCGTCTTTGAGCGTGAGTCGGCGGCTCGGGGCCGTCAGGTGCGAGTGCTTGATTGCCGCGGCGTCGAACCGGTTCCACTTGGTCTTTTGAGTGCCATCGGCGCCTCGCTCGGCGTGGGACTGAAAAGTGTCTCCGAGGCTGCGGCGGCGGTCGGCGCCCTAGCCGAGCCGGTGGTTTTCGCCCTGGACAACTACGAATCACTGCGCCTTCTGGATGGTTGGTTGCGCACAGAGTTCCTTCCCGCGCTGCCCGTATCTGCGAGGTTCATTATCATGGGGCGATCGCTCGCCACTGCCCCTTGGATCGCTTCTCCCGGTTGGGCGGACCATGTGCTGAGTTTGCGGCTGGGTCCGCTTCCGGAGGCAGATGTCGTGGCTTTCCTGGCCCGCCGTGGGTTCACCGAAGCAGTCCAGGACCGGATCGCCCGCTTCTCCAGAGGAAATCCGCTCGCTCTCCAGTTGTGTACGGCCAGTCTGGCGGACAAACCCGACGCTCTCAGCGGCGATCTGGAACTCAACCAGGTTATCGAGTACCTGGCGTTCACTTGTGTAAACGAAATCGCCGACCCGGCGCTGAGGGACGCGATTGAAGCCGCGTCTCTCGTTCGCCGTGTTACCAGACCCGTTCTCGAGGCAATGCTGCCGGAGCATTCCGCCGAGGGCATTCTGGCGAATCTGCGCCAGCTTTCATTCGTTGAGCCGGCGGCCGACGGGCTTGTGTTCCACGAGGCGTTTCGCCTGGCGATTGAGTCGCGGGTAGCGGCTGTGGACCCTGCCCGAACCCGGAAACTGAAACGAGCAGCCTGGCAATCCATGCGAGATCAGTTGTCGGTTGCGGGCGGACGAGATACGTGGCGGCACACAGCCGATTTGTTGTTCCTGCTGGAGCGCCCGGTGCTGCGCGAGGCGTTCTTTCCTTCCGGGGCTACGCTACCGGTCGAAAGGGCCAACCCCGCCGATCGCGACGCGATTTTGGACATCGCACGAATCCATGATGGTGACAGTGGCGCTGCCCTCCTGGCCGAGTGGTGGAAAGACGTCGCGCAGCTGTTCTCCGTGGTTCGAGGAAGAGTTGGAGAAGTGGCCGGATTCTACGTCTTGGCGCGGCCTCAGGATATCCCGCAATCTCTGGCCGAGTGCGATCCACTGTTGGCGGTTTGGCTTAGTTACGCGCATGCCCAAGGGGGCGACCCGCGACGGCCCTACCTGCTGATTCGCTGTCTGCTGTCGCGCGTTCTGGGCGAACGCCAAAGTCCGGAATGGGCAGCTTGCGTTCTGGATGCCAAGCGAGCGTATCTGGAGAATCCGAGGGCAGTGGGTGTGTTGACGGCGATCAGGGAACCTGCGTCAATTCCACAGGCTGTGATGGACCTCGGGTTTGAACTCGAACCAAGCCTGACTGTCCCGATCGGTCAGTCGCTCATTCATACCGCCGTGCTTCCGTTTGGACCACAGGGTCCGATGCATTGGATGTTGGAGTTTGTCGGCAGCGACCTGTCGAGGGAGCCCGTTGGTTCTTCGAAACCTCAGGTCGAACTGGATGTCTCCCGCCGGCAGCTAGCAACCCGGGACGGCGGCCGGTTCCCGCTCACAAAACTCGAGTTCGAATTGATGTCTTACCTGTCACAGCGTCCCGGCACGGTCGTGACACGTGACGAATTGCTGCGTGAGGTCTGGAAGCAGCCTTTCGGCGGAAGCAACGTTGTCGATGTGGTCGTTCGAAGCCTCCGCAGAAAGCTGGGCGGCCACGCCTGGATCATCGGCACAGTGAAAGGTCACGGCTATCAGTACAACGAACCCGAATCGTGA
- a CDS encoding VOC family protein translates to MVRQIAPVFFTMDIPATLAYYQDKLGFECLGTWQDPPVYAIVARDQQAIHFRCAEPPTANPEKYRDELLDAYVFVEDADALYAEYAAQGVEFTRGLGDMPWQSREFVVKDCDGRLLAFGANV, encoded by the coding sequence ATGGTCCGCCAGATTGCGCCCGTGTTCTTCACGATGGATATTCCCGCTACGCTCGCCTATTACCAAGACAAGCTTGGCTTCGAGTGTCTGGGAACGTGGCAAGATCCGCCGGTGTATGCGATTGTGGCGCGCGACCAGCAGGCGATCCACTTCCGATGCGCCGAGCCGCCCACCGCCAATCCGGAGAAATACCGCGACGAACTGCTGGACGCCTATGTGTTCGTCGAAGATGCCGACGCGCTTTATGCGGAGTACGCCGCTCAAGGCGTCGAGTTCACTCGGGGCCTTGGCGACATGCCGTGGCAGTCGCGCGAATTCGTAGTGAAGGATTGCGATGGCCGTCTGCTGGCTTTCGGCGCGAACGTGTAA
- a CDS encoding DUF6788 family protein — MPDSLPLLEQERAALLQQISILGDLRPGSISPTAGRCGNKGCHCQRPGDPGHQPHLRLTYKVRGKTVTESFASPAAQRKAEREIEAFRLWQQLSRSFVAVNERICRLRPVEQTLTPQEKKRRKPSSRKSPKK; from the coding sequence ATGCCTGATTCCTTGCCTCTGTTGGAGCAGGAGCGAGCCGCGCTGCTCCAGCAGATCTCCATCCTGGGAGATCTGCGCCCTGGTTCCATCAGCCCGACCGCCGGTCGTTGCGGCAACAAGGGTTGCCACTGCCAGCGTCCCGGGGACCCCGGCCACCAGCCCCACTTGCGGTTGACATACAAGGTCCGTGGCAAGACGGTGACCGAGAGCTTCGCCAGTCCCGCGGCCCAGCGGAAAGCGGAGCGAGAGATCGAGGCCTTCCGTCTATGGCAGCAGTTAAGCCGCTCCTTCGTCGCAGTCAATGAACGCATCTGCCGGCTACGTCCGGTGGAGCAGACTCTGACGCCACAGGAAAAAAAACGGCGGAAGCCGTCCAGCAGGAAGTCGCCCAAGAAGTAA
- a CDS encoding ISKra4 family transposase yields the protein MTDLEAIEMAVRGAMHRAGAAALGQLLSMDSAPAPRAICGCGGQARFHSLRRRGLLSVLGPMEFSRAYYVCPHCHQGQSPRDRELDVEGTEFSPGVRRMMAAVGSETSFEQGREQLELLAGLEVTAKAVERQAEAIGAAIEAGEQKEIRQAKQLDLPEVCAPAVPVFYIEMDGTGVPVTVKERAGRAGKKEGEPARTREVKLGCVFTQTTTDEDGRPIRDPDSTSYVAAIETAEEFGLRLYTEAWRRGWSRARQRVVLGDGAVWIWNLAEQHFPGAIQIVDLYHARQHIWELAAKLFPNDERTRTRWAALCVDRLDAGKIEALVKILRQLRPDSDKLAQDVDNDADYFERNAERMRYPKFRAQGLFVGSGVVEAGCRTVVGKRLKCSGMFWTVRGANAILALRCCRLSSRFEDYWESRSRAA from the coding sequence CTGACCGATCTGGAAGCCATTGAGATGGCGGTGCGCGGCGCGATGCATCGTGCCGGCGCTGCCGCACTGGGCCAATTGTTGTCGATGGACTCCGCACCCGCCCCACGCGCCATCTGCGGTTGCGGCGGTCAAGCCCGATTTCATTCGCTACGCCGCCGGGGCCTGCTGTCGGTCTTGGGTCCGATGGAGTTCTCGCGGGCCTACTATGTCTGTCCGCATTGCCATCAGGGCCAGAGCCCGCGCGACCGGGAACTGGACGTGGAAGGCACGGAGTTCTCGCCCGGTGTGCGGCGCATGATGGCCGCCGTGGGCTCGGAGACCAGCTTCGAGCAGGGCCGCGAGCAGTTGGAGTTACTGGCCGGATTGGAGGTCACCGCCAAGGCCGTCGAGCGTCAGGCCGAGGCCATTGGCGCAGCCATCGAAGCCGGCGAGCAGAAGGAGATCCGCCAGGCCAAACAACTGGATCTGCCTGAGGTCTGTGCCCCGGCCGTGCCGGTCTTCTACATCGAAATGGACGGTACCGGCGTGCCAGTGACAGTCAAGGAGAGAGCGGGCCGCGCCGGCAAGAAGGAAGGCGAACCGGCTCGCACGCGCGAGGTCAAACTCGGCTGTGTGTTCACCCAGACCACCACGGACGAGGACGGACGGCCCATTCGCGATCCGGACTCGACTTCCTATGTCGCCGCCATCGAGACAGCCGAGGAATTCGGCCTGCGCCTGTACACCGAAGCCTGGCGGCGCGGTTGGAGCAGGGCGCGGCAAAGAGTCGTGCTCGGCGATGGCGCAGTCTGGATCTGGAATCTCGCTGAACAGCACTTTCCTGGCGCAATCCAGATTGTGGACCTCTATCACGCCCGGCAGCACATCTGGGAACTGGCCGCCAAACTCTTCCCCAACGACGAGCGAACGCGCACACGATGGGCGGCCCTCTGTGTGGACCGACTCGATGCAGGCAAGATCGAAGCGTTGGTGAAGATCCTGCGACAGCTGCGCCCGGACAGCGACAAACTTGCGCAGGATGTCGACAACGACGCCGACTATTTTGAACGCAACGCCGAACGCATGCGTTACCCGAAGTTCCGGGCGCAAGGTCTGTTTGTCGGCTCTGGTGTTGTCGAGGCCGGCTGTCGAACGGTGGTCGGCAAGCGCCTCAAATGCTCCGGCATGTTCTGGACCGTCCGTGGCGCCAACGCCATACTCGCCTTACGCTGTTGCCGACTCAGTAGCCGCTTCGAGGACTACTGGGAATCCCGCTCACGCGCCGCTTGA